Part of the Longimicrobium sp. genome is shown below.
CAGTTCGGCGGGAACCACCGGCGGCGGGGTCAGGGTGGAGGGACTCATCGCCAACCTTCTACTCCCCCCTGGGACTTCGGTTCCGGCGCGGAAACAGGCTTAACCAAGCACTTACAACGCAAATCGCGTCACCGTCGCAAAGTGCTGAGTGCTGAGTGGGCGGGACGAAGAGACTTGATCTCACGCAGAGGCCGCAGAGGGCGCAGAGGATCGGTATCGGTTCCTCTGCGCCCTCTGCGGCCTCTGCGTGAGCCCTTCTGTTCGCGTCGGCCGATCACACCATCCTGGCGATGCGCTCGGCGCCTTCCTGCAGCCGCGCCTCGGTCTGCGTGAGGGCGACGCGGAAGAAGCCCTCGCCACCGGCGCCAAGGGACTTGCCGGGGAGCACGGCCACGCCCTGCTCCAGCAGCAGCCGCCGCGCCCACGGCTCGCTTTCCACGCCGGCGGGGAGCGGCACCCACAGGTACATGCTGGCCGCGGGCTTCGGAAGGTCGAACCCGGCAGCGCGGAACGCCTCCCACGCGGCGTCGCGGCGGCGCTGGAAGGTGGCCACGTTCTGCGGCACCCACTCGGCGTGCGAGCGCAGCGCCGCCATCGCCGCGTGCTGGATGCTGAGCGACACGCCGGTGTCGGCGAACGTCTTCACCCGCGTGACGGCGGCCACGAGGTCGGGGTTCCCCACCGCCCAGCCGATCCGCCACCCGGTCATGTTGTAGGTCTTCGACAGCGAGTGGAACTCGATCGCCACCTCCTTCGCGCCCGGGATCTCCAGCACCGAGGGCGGGCGGTAGCCGTCGTACGCGATCTCGCTGTAGGCGTTGTCGTACGACAGGATCACGTCGTGTTCGCGGCACCAGGCCACCGCGCGCTCCAGGTACTCGCGCGGCGCGCAGGCGGCGGTGGGGTTGTTGGGATAGTTGAGGTAGAGGATGCGCGTGCGGCGCACGACCTCCTCCGGCAGCTCCCAGAAGGGGACGAGGAAGTCGTTCTCGGGGCGAAGCGGCACCAGGTGCGGCTGGCCGCCCGCGAGGACGGTTCCGCCGACGTACGCCTGGTAGCCCGGATCGGGGATGATGGTGGCGTCACCCGGCTCCAGGAACGCGAAGGGGAGATGGTAGATCCCCTCCTTGCTCCCGATCAGCAGCGCGATCTCCCCCATCGGGTCGACATCGAGCCCGAAGCGCGTCCCCATCCACCGCGCGATCTCCTCGCGGAAGGGGACGAGGCCCAGCTGGAAGGGATAGCGCGAGTTGTTGGGATCGCACGCGGCCTGCTGCAGCGCCTGCACCGCGGCGGGCGGCGGCGCCAGGTCGGCGTCGCCCGTGCCCAGGTCGATCACGTCGACCCCCCGCGCGCGCAGATCGCGCTTGATCCCCGGGACGTCGGTCAGCGGGTACGGCGGCAGGTCGCGGAAGCGGCGGGCGAGATCGGGCATCGGGAACCGGACCGGTCGGGAAGGAGGAAAGTCCTAAGTCCTAAGTCCTAAGTGCTGAGTGCTGAGTGCTGAGGACCGAGCGGGCATGCGCGATCTTTACAATCGCAAGCACTTAGGACTTAGGACTCAGGACTTTCTTTTCTCAGTTCTGCACCTGCGCCGGCGCGGGCGGGCCGTGCTGCGGCTCGGTGAAGATCATCCGCGCGGCCAGCAGGATGGCGCCGAAGGTGATGGCCACGTCCGCGACGTTGAAGATGAACGGGAACCAGCGCACCTGGATGAAGTCCGTCACCCACCCGTTCAGCACCCGGTCGCCCAGGTTCCCCAGCGCGCCGGCCATGATCAGCACCGCCGCCAACCGGACCAGCCCGTCGCGCGTGCGAAGGGCGATGCGCGCGGCCACCGCGATCCCGACCGACGCCGCGGCCACCAGGATCGGCAGGCGGATGTACTCGGGAAGGTCGCGCAGGAAGGAGAAGGCGATCCCCGGGTTGCGGGCGTGCGCCAGCCACACCCATCCCTCGATCACGGCGCGCTGGCCGTAGAGCTGGATGTGGTTCTGCACGAGGAACTTGGTGAACCAGTCGGCGGCCACCACGGCGAACAGCGCCAGGGCCAGCCAGCGGCGTCGGTACTGCGTCATGCGTCCTTCACGGGGTTGCGGACCGTCCCCACGCCGGGGACCTCGACCTCCACCACGTCGCCGTCGCGCAGCGGGCCCACGCCCGCCGGGGTGCCCGTGGCGATCACGTCGCCCGGCTCCAGCGTCATCACCCCCGAAATGTACGCGATCAATTGGGGGATGGAGAACGCCATCTCGCCCACGCGGCCGTGCTGGCGGACCTCGCCGTTCACGCGGCAGACCACCTCCAGCCCGTCGCGGTCGATGCCGTCCAGCACGGCGATGGGACCCAGCGCGCAGAAGGTGTCGAACCCCTTCGCCCGCGTCCACTGGCCGTCGGTCTTCTGCAGGTCGCGCGCGGTCACGTCGTTCAGCGGCGCGAACCCCGCGACGAAATCCCACGCGTCGGCGGCGGAGACGTGGCGCGCGCGGCGGCCGATCACCACCGCGATCTCGCCCTCGTGCTCCACCCGCTCGCTCTCCGGCGGCAGGACGATGGCCTCGCCATCCCCCACCAGCGACGAGGGTGGCTTGAGGAAGATCAGCGGACGCTCGGGAAGCTCGTTCCCCAGCTCGCGCGCGTGCTCCAGGTAGTTCCTGCCGACGCAGACGATCTTGGACGGGCGCGGGAGATCCAACGGCTTCCGGCGGGTGAGAGGGTTTCCTGGTACGTCCCGACCAATCGCGACGACAATGCGACTGAAGTCGCGGCTACAACTACACGAAGTCCGCCTTCGCGGACTACCGGCGCCGGCGCGGCCGCAACGACGGTGCGCGCGGCGGGCGCTCGCCGAAGCGGCGTCCGACTCGCGCGCGGGGACGCGCACAAGAAACCGGAGGCGCGGTTTTGTTCCCCCCGCACCAGCGCGTTACCGCATATCGGAAGTCTAGCAGCATCCGACGACGGCGGCGATGGGACGCGATCTGGCGACGGCCGCTTCGTTTCCGACTTTGCATGGGGAAGGGCTGCCCCACACGAGTGGGACGCGACGTCCCCGAAGCATTACCCACTTCTTTGTGCCACTCGTCGTAAGCGTTTGCAAGGCAACATCGTGCGTGCTTTGCCGCGAATCGGCACAACTGTTGATGGAATGCAGGGCCAGATCGATCGTCCTGCGTCACTTTCTTCATCCCACACCTCCCGGAGGTTCCGATGGCCGAAACTGCCGATCACCACGCCCATGACGAAGCTTCGAAGCTCATCAAGAAGTACGCGGAGGAGCAGCAGATCCGCGTCGAGCTCACCGAAGACCAGTACAACGCCATCCTGAACGCCTGGAACGAGAAGGATCCTCGCAAGCCGGCGCGGATCAGCTTCCACGTGAAGGACCGGGCGGTCGCCGTGCTGGACGTGGCGGGATACCGCTATCGCGGCAACACCTGCTGCGTGTGAGCGGGCTACCGGAACATGCCGGAGGCGCAGGGGAGCGTCTCCGGCGCGCACACGCGTTGGTCGCGCACTGGGACGCGGGCGAGTTCCTGCTCGAGAACTATCTCAGCCATCGCCGCGTTGCCGTGCCGCCGTTAGTGGCTCACCTGCTCCACGGGCTCGACGGCTATGCCAGTTCCGCCGAGATCGCCGAGCGTCTGGGGATTCCCGGCGCCGCGGAGCTCGTCGCAGAACTGGCCGCTGCCAACGTGCTGGTTTGCAAGGGAAGTGACCTCGAACTGCAGGACCTCGCGGTGGAGGAACGCTGGCCTTGGGGAAGGGCAGCCGCGTTCTTTCACTACTCCGCTCAGAACATCGTCTTTCACGAGGACCTCCGTAAAGAGGCCGAGTTGCTGGCCGAGCTCGCCTCGGCCGTGCCGCCGCCACCGGTATACAAGGATTACGGCGCGCCCGGGCTGCAACTTCCCGGCACCCAAGACGATGACCTTGGAGGCTTCTGGGATGTACTGCGCCAGCGACGCACACGCCGGTCTTTTTCAGGAGACGCGGTGTCGCTCGACGACTTCGCGCGGGTGCTGCTGTGGACGTGGGGACGGTCGCAGGTGTTGCACGACCCGGTGTTTGGCGAATACGTGGTGAAGACGAGCCCGTCCGGTGGAGCGCGCCACCCGGTGGAGGTATATCCTCTGGTCCTGCGGGTAAACGGCGTGGAACCGGGCCTTTACCACTACTCCGTCCGCTGCCATGCCCTGAGCCAATTGCGGTCTGGCTTCTTCGCCGACGAGGCAGCGAGGCTGTGTGCCGGGCAGCAGTGGGTAGCCGACGCAGCAGCGGTGTGCTTCATGACCGCCGTCGTGCAGAGGAGCGCATGGAAGTACCGGCAGCCGCATGCGTATCGGGTCATCCACCTCGATGCGGGACACCTCGGCCAGACCTTCCACCTGGCATGCACCGCACTGGGACTGGCACCGTTCACGACCGGCGCGTCTCGTGAAACCGAGGTCCAGCAGTTCCTGGAGATCGACGGCGTTTCCGAAATCCCGATGTACGTAGCAGCATTTGGCGTCCCTGCGACACAGGCCTGACCACCCCTGCATCCGGATCGTACCGGGTTCCCCAATTCACCTGCTCCGCGCACCTTGATCGGGCTGCCTAGCCCGCGATGCGGCGCTCCTGGCGGTCGCCGTAGAAGCGCAGCATCGCCGCCTTCACCGTCTGCCACGGGCCCTTCACCAGCGGCGCGTCGGGAAGCGAGTCGAGAAAGTAGCGCCCGTAGCTCTTGCGGGCGATCCGCCCGTCCAGCACCAGCACCACGCCGTGGTCCTCGCGGCTGCGGATCAATCGCCCGAACCCCTGCTTGAGGCGGATGGCGGCGTGCGGGAGCATGTAGCTCCAGAACGAGTTGCCGCCCGCCAGCTCGATGGCCTCGATGCGCGCCGCCGTCACCGGCTCGCTGGGCACCTTGAACGGCAGCTTGGGGATCACCAGCCCGCGCAGCGGCTGCCCGGGCACGTCCACCCCCTCCCAGAAGCTCGTGGTCCCCAGCAGGATCCCCCGCCCCGACGCGGCGAAGCGCTCCACCAGCTGCGCGCGCGGCGCCTCGCCGTGCACGAACAGCGGCCACTCCTCGTCCACCCGCCGCTGCCGCAGCTCGTTCGCGACGTGCCGCAGCGCGCGGTAGCTGGTGAAGAGCACGAACAGCCCGCCGTCGCTGATCCGCGCGTGCTCGATGGTCGCGCGCACCGTGGCCTCGTCGTGGCGCGGATCGCGGTCGCCGGCGGGGAGCGGCAGGTCGGTGGGCACGGCCAGGAGCGACTGCCGCTCGAAGTCGAACGGCGACGGATAGATGGCCTCGTCCACCCGGTGCTCGTCGGCGAACGGGTAGCCCAGGCCCAGCCGCTGGCGGACGAAGCGGAAGTTCCCCTGCGTCGCCAGGGTGGCGGAGGTGAGGACGACGGTGGGCACCTGCTCGAACACCGACTCGCGCAGCACGTCGGCCAGGTCCAGCGGCGCGGCGTTCAGCGTCAGGTTCCCCTCACGCCCCTCGCGCTCGGGCTGGCGCTCGATCCACCGCACCATCTTGATCGCGTCCTCGCCCGGCCGGAGCGCCTGGCGCAGCGCGTCGCCCGCCGCGTCGACGCGGTTCGTCGCCCCACGCAGCTCGACGAGCTGGGCCTCGAGCTGGCGCTGCATCTCCTCGTCCACCGAGACGCGCTCGCGCAGCAGCTCCATCGCCTCGCGCAGGCTCTTGAGGTGGTCGAGCACGCCGGTGAGCGCGTCGTCCAGCCCCAGCGTCCAGATGGGGTGGGAGACGAAGGTGTCCTCCAGCCGGATCGTCTCCTCTCCCCCGCCCGTGAACAGATCGTTGAGGAAGGAGAAGACGGTGGCCGCCCGCTCGCGCGCCCCATCCAATGCGGGATAGATGCGGTGCTCGATCACGTCCAGCGCCGAGCGCGCGATCAGGTCGTTGCGCACCGCCTTCAGCGCCGAGGCGAACGCGGGGATCAGCCCCTTGCCGCGGTTCTCCAGCCGCCGGAGGATGCGGAACAGCCCGCGCCGCGTGATGCGCGCGCCCAGGTGGCTGGTGGCCGCCTCCTCCAGGTTGTGCGCCTCGTCCAGAACCAGGCGGCGGTACGACGGGAGCACGGCCGGCGCGGTGTAGTTCCCCAGCGTCCGCCGCACGGCCAGGTCGCTGAACAGCAGGTGGTGGTTGACGACCAGCACGTCCGCGGCCGAGGCCTCGCGGCGCGCACGCTGGTAGAAGCAGTCCTCGAAGTGCGGGCACTTCACGCGCAGGCAGACGTCGGTCTCGCTGGCCACCTCGTCCCACACCTCGGCCGACGGGCGGAAGGAGAGGTCGGAGAGCGAGCCGTCCTTGGTGGTCTGCAGCCACTCCACGATCCCCTGCAGCTCCGCCGTCTTCTGCGGGTCGAAGAGCGACGACGCGTTCGCCTTGGCCAGGAGCGCGCGGCGGATGGAGACGTAGTTGGCGCGCCCCTTCACCAGCGCGTACTTGAACGGCTGGCCCAGCGCGCGGCGCAGCAGCGGCAGGTCCTTGTCGACCAGCTGCTCCTGCAGGTTGATGGTGTTGGTGGAGACGACCGTGCGCTCGCGGTTCTGCAGCGCCCAGTGGATGGCCGGCAGGAGGTAGGCGACCGACTTCCCCGTCCCCGTCCCCGCCTCGGCGATCCCCACGCCGCCGTCGTTGTACAGCCCGGCGATCATGCGGGCGAAGTCGCGCTGCTGCGGCCGGTCCTCGTAGCGCGGGTGGCCGATGGAGAGCGGCCCGCCCGGCCCCAGCTGGTCC
Proteins encoded:
- a CDS encoding aminotransferase class I/II-fold pyridoxal phosphate-dependent enzyme, whose product is MPDLARRFRDLPPYPLTDVPGIKRDLRARGVDVIDLGTGDADLAPPPAAVQALQQAACDPNNSRYPFQLGLVPFREEIARWMGTRFGLDVDPMGEIALLIGSKEGIYHLPFAFLEPGDATIIPDPGYQAYVGGTVLAGGQPHLVPLRPENDFLVPFWELPEEVVRRTRILYLNYPNNPTAACAPREYLERAVAWCREHDVILSYDNAYSEIAYDGYRPPSVLEIPGAKEVAIEFHSLSKTYNMTGWRIGWAVGNPDLVAAVTRVKTFADTGVSLSIQHAAMAALRSHAEWVPQNVATFQRRRDAAWEAFRAAGFDLPKPAASMYLWVPLPAGVESEPWARRLLLEQGVAVLPGKSLGAGGEGFFRVALTQTEARLQEGAERIARMV
- the lspA gene encoding signal peptidase II, which codes for MTQYRRRWLALALFAVVAADWFTKFLVQNHIQLYGQRAVIEGWVWLAHARNPGIAFSFLRDLPEYIRLPILVAAASVGIAVAARIALRTRDGLVRLAAVLIMAGALGNLGDRVLNGWVTDFIQVRWFPFIFNVADVAITFGAILLAARMIFTEPQHGPPAPAQVQN
- a CDS encoding fumarylacetoacetate hydrolase family protein; its protein translation is MDLPRPSKIVCVGRNYLEHARELGNELPERPLIFLKPPSSLVGDGEAIVLPPESERVEHEGEIAVVIGRRARHVSAADAWDFVAGFAPLNDVTARDLQKTDGQWTRAKGFDTFCALGPIAVLDGIDRDGLEVVCRVNGEVRQHGRVGEMAFSIPQLIAYISGVMTLEPGDVIATGTPAGVGPLRDGDVVEVEVPGVGTVRNPVKDA
- a CDS encoding SagB/ThcOx family dehydrogenase; this translates as MVAHWDAGEFLLENYLSHRRVAVPPLVAHLLHGLDGYASSAEIAERLGIPGAAELVAELAAANVLVCKGSDLELQDLAVEERWPWGRAAAFFHYSAQNIVFHEDLRKEAELLAELASAVPPPPVYKDYGAPGLQLPGTQDDDLGGFWDVLRQRRTRRSFSGDAVSLDDFARVLLWTWGRSQVLHDPVFGEYVVKTSPSGGARHPVEVYPLVLRVNGVEPGLYHYSVRCHALSQLRSGFFADEAARLCAGQQWVADAAAVCFMTAVVQRSAWKYRQPHAYRVIHLDAGHLGQTFHLACTALGLAPFTTGASRETEVQQFLEIDGVSEIPMYVAAFGVPATQA
- a CDS encoding helicase C-terminal domain-containing protein yields the protein MKSPRSAVDLFLTPVAAERIRREIARARGNEVCFVCKVGEDGTVDEPRTIARGHASAVLALIREKEIPQPGLLLHNHPSGVLEPSEADLHVAARIFEQGLGFAITDNDASELYVVVEPPEAGDLQPIDADAVADQLGPGGPLSIGHPRYEDRPQQRDFARMIAGLYNDGGVGIAEAGTGTGKSVAYLLPAIHWALQNRERTVVSTNTINLQEQLVDKDLPLLRRALGQPFKYALVKGRANYVSIRRALLAKANASSLFDPQKTAELQGIVEWLQTTKDGSLSDLSFRPSAEVWDEVASETDVCLRVKCPHFEDCFYQRARREASAADVLVVNHHLLFSDLAVRRTLGNYTAPAVLPSYRRLVLDEAHNLEEAATSHLGARITRRGLFRILRRLENRGKGLIPAFASALKAVRNDLIARSALDVIEHRIYPALDGARERAATVFSFLNDLFTGGGEETIRLEDTFVSHPIWTLGLDDALTGVLDHLKSLREAMELLRERVSVDEEMQRQLEAQLVELRGATNRVDAAGDALRQALRPGEDAIKMVRWIERQPEREGREGNLTLNAAPLDLADVLRESVFEQVPTVVLTSATLATQGNFRFVRQRLGLGYPFADEHRVDEAIYPSPFDFERQSLLAVPTDLPLPAGDRDPRHDEATVRATIEHARISDGGLFVLFTSYRALRHVANELRQRRVDEEWPLFVHGEAPRAQLVERFAASGRGILLGTTSFWEGVDVPGQPLRGLVIPKLPFKVPSEPVTAARIEAIELAGGNSFWSYMLPHAAIRLKQGFGRLIRSREDHGVVLVLDGRIARKSYGRYFLDSLPDAPLVKGPWQTVKAAMLRFYGDRQERRIAG